The Macadamia integrifolia cultivar HAES 741 unplaced genomic scaffold, SCU_Mint_v3 scaffold652, whole genome shotgun sequence genome segment aagtaactcaaacatATGGCTTTGCCTCTGTTGCCAATTGTTAGTCCTATGATTTTTCTCTAATAtaaaatgtactttaatttgttaagcaagtaaGTTGCCTTAGTCATAGACTCACTACGAGACATTGATAGTCTAATTCTAATAATCCCTAGTGttttctaagtaactcaaacttatggctcgAATACCAATTGTTAGCCTTTCGATTTTTTCTCTGAAACCAAAAGTATGTTAATTTATTAAGCATGTCAGTTGATTACTCATAGTGTCACGATGAGACAATGGTAGTCTAATTCTAATAAACCCTGGTGTTTcttaagtaactcaaacttatggctttcgCTCtcataccaattgttagtcttatgaTTTTTTCGTTGATACTGtatattctttaattttttaagcaagtcagttgattagtcatagaatCACGACGAGACAGTGACTGTCTAATTCAAATAATCTTCAGTGTTTGCTAtttaactcaaacttatggctttacCTTTGATACCGATTGTTAGTGTTatgattttttctctgatactaaatgtactttaatttgttaactAAGTCAATTGCATTAGTCATAGCATCACTACGAGACATTGACAGTCTAATTCAAATAATCACTAGTGTTtgttgctaagtaactcaaacttatggcatTGGAtatgataccaattgttagtcttacgaTTTTTTCTCTAATACGAAATGTACTTTAGTTTATTAAGTTAGTCAGTTGATTAGATATAACGATACGATGAGACAATGATAGTACAATTCtaataatctccagtgtttgctaagtaactcaaacttatagcTTTGGCTATGATACCATTTGTTAGTCTTTcgattttttctctgatataaaatgtactttaatttattaaggaagtcagttgattagtcatagtgTCACGACGAGAAAATGACAGTCTAATTCtaataatctccagtgtttgtTAAGTAACTCAAACATATGGCTTtgcctctgataccaattgttagtcttatgatttttcttcttatactaaatgttctttaattttttaagcAAGTCAAATGATTAGTCATATAGACTCACGATGAGACAATGGCAATGTAAGAATAATTATCTCCATTGTTTTCTAAGTAACTTAAACTTATGCCTTTGGCTTTGATATCAATTGTTAGTTTACGTTTTTTCCTGATatcaaatatactttaatttgttaagcaagtcagtttaTTAGTCACAGATTCACAGCAAGACAATGATAGTCTGCGTCAAATTATCTCCATTGTattctaagtaactcaaacttatggctttgtctctgatatcaattgttaatcttatgatttttctctgataccaaaagtactttaatttgttaagcaattATGTTGCATTAGTCATAGACTCACTACTAGACAATGAGATTCTAATTCTAATAATCCCTAATGttttctaagtaactcaaacttctGGCTTTGGCTCTTTCAAATATTagtcttttgattttttctctgatactaaatgtactttaatttattaactaagtcagttgattagtcatagcaCCACgataagaaaatgacagtttaattccaataatctccagtgtttgctaagtaactcaaacatATGGATGGTATtgcctctgataccaattgttagtcttatgattttcttcttatacgaaatgtactttaattttttaagcAAGCCAAATGATTAATCATAGACTCTCGACAGACAATGGCAGTGTAATTCCAATTATCTCCATTTttttctaagtaactcaaacttatgccTTTAGATTTGAttccaattgttagtcttatgttttttttttctgataacaattatactttaattttttaagaTAGTCAGTTGAATAGCCATAGCATCACTACGAGACATTGATAGTCTAATTCCACTAAACcctagtgtttgctaagtaactcaaacttatggctttcgCTCttataccaattgttagtcttaaaATTTTTCTCTGATACGAAATGTATTTAAATTTATTAAACAGGTCAGTTGATTAGGCATAGCATCATGATGAGACAATGACTgtctaattccaataatctcCCGTGTTTGCTAATtaactcaaacttatgactTTGCCTCTAATACCAATTTTAGTCTTACGTTTTTTTCTCTGATAATAaatttactttaatttgttaagcaagtcagttgaatTAGTCATCACATAACTATGAGACATTGATAGTCTAATTTTAATAATACTTAGTATTTTCttagtaactcaaacttatggctttgggtATTATACCAATAATTAGtcttatgattttttctctAATACAAAATATGCTTTAATttattaagcaagtcagttgattagacATAAAGATATGACGAGACAATGCCAGTATAATTCTAATAGTctccagtgtttgctaagtaattCAAACTTTTGGTTTTgcctttgataccaattgttagtcttatgaTTTTTCTCTGACACTAAATATACTTTAACTTGTTTAGTAAGTCAGTTGCATTAGTCATAGCATCACTACAAGACATTAACTGTCTAATTCCAATATTTcctagtgtttgctaagtaactcaaacttatggctttgggtatgataccaattgttagtcttacaaTTTTTCCACTGATACGAAATGTGTTTTAGTttattaagcaagtcagttgattagacATAGTGATATGATAAGACAATGTCTTTCTAAATCcaataatctccagtgtttgctaagtaacatAAACGTATGGCTTTGCctctgatatcaattgttagtcttagaatttttttctttgatactaaatgtactttaatttgttaagcaattTAGTTGCATTAGTCATAGACTCACTTTAAGACATTGACAATCTAATTCCAATAGCCTCACTTCAAGGCATTTTCTAAGTAACTtgaacttatggctttggctctgataccaattgttagtctttctatttttttctctgataccatatatactttaatttattaagcaattcagttgattagtcatagcgTCACGGTGAGATAAGGGTAGTCTAATTCtaataatctccagtgtttgctaagtaactcaaacttatggctttatctctgataccaattgttagtcttacgattttttatctgataccaaatgtactttaatttgttaagaaaGTCAGTTGCATTAGTCATAGACTCACTATGGGAAATTGAGAGATAAATCCCAATAATCCCTAGTGTATGCTAattaactcaaacttatggcttcggctctaataccaattgttagCCTTCTAATTTTTTCTCTGAAACCAAaagtattttaatttattaagtaAGTCAATTAATTAGTCATAGTGTCATGACGAGACAATGATAGTGTAATTCTAAGAATCTCTAGTGTTTGTTAAGTAACTCAAACATATGGCTTtgcctctgataccaattgttaggcttatatttttcttcttatactAAATGTTCTTTAAATTTTTAAGCAAGTCAAATGATTAGTCATAGACTCACGACGAGACATTGACAGACTAATCCCAATAATCCCTAGTGTTTGCTaaataactcaaacttatgactTCAGCTCTATAATACCAATTGTTAGCCATTCGATTTTTTCTTTGAAACTAAAagtattttaatttattgaGAAAGTCAATTGATTAGTCATAGCATCATGATGAGATAATGATAGTCTAATTCCTATAATCTTCAGtatttgctaagtaactcaaacttatgccTTTGCctctgatatcaattgttagtctcatattttttctttgatatcaAATGTCTTTAATTTATTAACCAAGTCAGCTGTATTAGTCATAGACTCACTACGAGACATTGACAGTCTAATTCAAATAATCTTTAACATTTTCTAACTCAAACTTATAGCtttcgctctgataccaattgttagcatttctattttttttctaataccaaatgtactttaatttattaagcGAGTCATTTGATTAGTCATAGCGTCATGATGAGACAATGATAGTCTAATTCTAAAAATCttcagtgtttgctaagtaactcaaacttatagcTTTACCTCTAAAACTAATTTTTTGTCTTACgatttttttctctgataccaagtgTACTTTAacttgttaagcaagtcagttgtaTTAGTCATAGACTCACTATGAGACAATGCAGTGAACATCCAATTATCTCCATTGttttctaagtaactcaaacttatgcctttggctttgataccaattgttagtcttatgttttaattttttgatgCCAAATATACTTGAATTTGTTAAACAAGTCAGTTCATTAGTCATAGATTCACGACGATATAATGACCGTCTAAGTCCAATAGTCTCCATTGTTTTTTAAGTAACTCAGACTTATGActttgactctgataccaaatgtactttaatttcttAAGGAAATCAGATGTTTATTCATAGCGTCATTATAAGACATTGATAGTCTAATTCCACTAAACCTTAGAGTTTGCTaactaactcaaacttatggcctTAGCTCTCATACCGATTACTAGTCTTACAAAttttctctgataccatttgtactttaatttattaagcAAATCATTTGATTAGTCATAGCATCGCTACGAGACATTGACagtctaattccaataatctccagtgtttgctaagtaactcaaatttATGGCTTTacctctgataccaattgttagtcttatgatttttttttctcataccaaatgtactttaatttgttaagcaagtcagttgcaTTAGTCATAGACTCACTACGAGACATTGAGAGATAAATCCAAATAATCCCCAGTGTATGCTAAGTAAGTCAAACTTATGGCTTCGGCTCTAACACCAATTTttagtattttaattttttttctgatataaaatgtactttaatttattaagcaagtcagttgattagtcatagcttAACGATGAAACAATAATagtctaattccaataatctGTAGTGTTTgataagtaactcaaacttatggctttgcctcttataccaattgttagtcttatgaTATTTTCCTtataccaaatgtactttaatttgttaagcaagtcagtagATTAGTCATAGACTCACGACGAGTCAATAACAGTTTAATTCCAATAGTCTCCAGTGTTTGATAAGTAACACAAACTTATGACTTtgcctctgataccaattgttagtattatgattttttttcttattcaaaatatactttaatttgttaagcaggTCAATAGATTAGTCATAGACTCACGACGAGACAATGACAGTGTAAGTCCAATCAActccagtgtttgctaagtaacttaAGCTTATgattttggctctgataccaattgttagttttacgatttttttctctaataccAAATGTATGATTTTGTGTGCATGAAGAGAGGTAGAAAGATGAGTCCACGGGATACCTTGGGAGGCCTTGTTGTTCACCCTAATTCATTCACTGTCTTGTAGGAGTTGGAGTCAGGTTCTGCTTCCTTAAAgtcaaatattttaaatatgattGATGACATAGAAGGGATGTTAGGGGAGGGTCAGATTGGGGATGAGATTTTAATTGAGGCGGCAGAAGGGGATAGGGTGGCCGAGCTGGATGGTCATAATATGGCCAGAATTTTAGGTAAGAAAATTTACTCGATTAGAGGGAGGAACAAATGATTCTTACTTGGACGTTATCAAGGATAACTGTGGACAAAGTCAAGGTGGCTTGCTATTGGAGGAGGTGAAAGCCGATGGAGAAAATCTCAGAAGTTGTTAGGGAAGGTAGCTGGTGAGGCTTTAAAAGGTTTTCACACGGTTTTTGAAGGTGGAAACCGTGGCTTGCATCCTAATTTGGTGGAAAGCAATGAAATTGCTGATGTGGCAGAATCCGatagggtggagggtggagggtacTAAGGtttattcttctcctttgttTCAGTCAGAAAAGGAAACGGATGATGAGGTGGAGATTAGACCAAATCAACTTATAATTGATGAGGAATATGTTGGGGAATCAGGGTAGAATATTTTGTTTTGCCAAGAGGAGATGCTTGCATTGGGTATAAGCAAGGATGAGCTCGAGAAAGCACCATTTATTGATCCGATTGCtgcctttccttctctttcaacTTTGAGCTCGCGGactaccaataaaaaaaggtatgaatgaattttccatttcttcttcaataCCACTTTACTtgcaaaaaaaaaccctacctCTTGAGAAGAATGGTGTGGCTAGGAAGGTGACATTCCAACCTCAATGTATTGAGGTCAATTCACATTTGAAAAAACCAATTTAGGAAGTTGGAGCTATGTAGGGGACTGGTGGGGTCAAGAGTTATTTttgaaagaaattttttaaatgaattgcatatgtTGGAATGTGAGGGGGCTTAATGCTCCTGAAAAACAAAGAGGGGTTAAGAAATAGATTGcggagaaaaatataaaattgggaATTCTTATTGAAACAAAggtgaaggaaaagaatataacTAAAGTGTGTAGTGGAAGTATTTGCATAATTATAGAGTACAGGAAGCTACTCGAATTTGGGTGGGATGGGATGATACTTTATTTGCAGTAGACTGTGAAGTTTTCACATCCCAACTAAtacatatgaaaataaaaattaaaggaactTCATTGGAGTTTATGTGCACTGTTGTGTATGCCTCAAACAGTGGGGACGAAAGGAGAGAATTATGGAGGGATATTGTGCAATTGTCTCAAGGAATGTCAGTTTGTTGTATTAGGTTATTTCAATGTGGTGAGAGGTCAACATGAAAAGAAGAGGGGGAGGAGATTCGGCAAGTTCCTATAGAAGAGTTCAATAATTGTGTCTCTGATGCTGACCTATTTGATCTGAAATGGAAGGGTAATTTATTTACTTGGAGTAATGGGAAAGGTGATTTGAATAGAGTGAGCTGTAAGCTTGATAGTGTGCTATGTAATAATGAATGTGTTGATAAATTTAAATATTCTTAGGTAGCATTCTTGAATCTTGGAATCTAAGATCACTGTCCTATTCTTTTGAATATTCTGGAGGAGAAGAATTTTGGACCGAAACCTTTTAGGTTCTTTAAGACTTGGACAGAGCATGAGGAGTTCAAGGATATTGTCAAAAGGAGTGGGGAATTTCTAGTTAAGAATTACTTGAATCCTTTACCTGGTTTGCTGCTAAGCTGAGGAATGTCAAAAAGGAGCTGAAAGGCTGGAATAAGGAGCATTTTGGTGATATGTTTAAGGCAGTAAAAGGGGTTGAAGCTATTCTTTCTGATATCCAAGATAAGTTATCTTCCAATCATGGTGACGATAATCTGGTTTATCAAGAAAAGGAGACAAAATAAATTATGGGAGGCTTTGAAGAGGGAGGAGAGTTTTCTCAGGGAGAAGTCAAGAGTGAAGTGGTTGCATCTAGGAGATggaaataacaatttttttttcataaggcAATGAGACAACATAGAAATAGCATTCTAGAAATTAAAGGAAGCAATGGAGTTGTTGTGGATGATCCTAGTCTTATAACGAATGAGGCTGTTAAATTTTATAAGAACCTGTTTGGGGCTAAGCAAGAGGATGTGGGATTATGTCCTAGTGATATCCTTTTGCGTGGTACCCTTTCCATTGACCAGCAAGAGATGTTAGAAAAAACTGATTCTAGTGAAGAGATCATGAAGGTTGTGTTTGCTATGAAGAGCACAAAGGCTCCTGATGGGTTTGGTGCTAGTTTCTTCAAACACTCTTGGGAAATTGTAGAAGAGGACCTTACAATTGTTGTCAAGTGGCTTTTTAGAAATGCTTTTATGCCATCATCTATTAATGCTACTTTTCTCTACCTAATCCCTAGGTCAAATCAGAGGACATCATTTGCTAGGTTTAGGCCTTTTGCATTGTGCAATATCTTTTAAGGTTATTACAAAAATTAACACTAACAGGTTTACAAGGAGTAATTGGAGACCTGGTTAGTGAAAATCAGTCAGCATTCATTAAAGGGAGATCTATTGCTGATAACATTTTAATTTGTTCTGATATTGTAAGAGATATTGAACAAAGAAGGGTGCACCCTACTATACTACTGAAGGTAGACTTACATAAAGCATATACTCATTGAGTAGGAAATTCCTAttggagattatgagaagaatggGATGTCCTCCCTCTATTCATGAATTGGATAAAGGCAAGTGTCACTACTCCAACATTCTCAGTTCTAGCAGGATACTTCATGGGGGAAAGGGGGATTAGGCAAGGGGAGCCTCTGTCACCTTGTTCACCATGGCAATGGAAGGGTTCACTGGAGTTATAAGGAAGTTAGTAGTGGATGGGAAGATCACTCATCTTCCTAGGTGCAAAGCAGTGCAACTGTCCCATCTTATCTTTgcagatgatcttatgatctttgtAAAGGCTGTTAATGACTCTATCACAACTAGTTTAGGGACTCTAGAAGAGTTTGCATCCTTCTCATGGTGCCTTACTCAAATTAGTGGTATGCACCTTttggaattaatgggttttaagGAAACCAAGTTACCAATTAGGTACATTGGGGTTCCTCTTGTTGCAAAAAAGCTTACCTTTGGAGACTGCAACCAAATACTGGATTGGATCAGAAAAAAGCTTGAAGGATGGAAGGCAAGGTTTCTCTCATATGTTGAAAGACTGCAGTTGATTTCCTTAGTTCTACAAGGatgctatatatataaacatatgAGAGGTCATacaagaattttaaaaaatggtcaaataaaatgaaaagacacaagaaaccaaaaggtaatttgaatcttataattatttaaataatcatttaaattccaaCAATTCCCCCCACAAGATTCAAAATACAGGTAAAACAAAATAATAGCTTGAGCAAATAAAAATGGTAGGACACATCGTTACAGATGTCTTCCAAACTTGAATCTGCACTAGCAATAGAGTATGAGTGAAGTCAGGcttcttgaacctttcctcattgGTGTAACCGACTAACTTACCATCCATATCCTACCATCCGACGTTGTAGTCACCTTTTTTATGTTGTTCACATTTTTGGCCTTGTCCCCTGCTTGGactcatgaatgtttagagaattCACCCATAATTCCCATCGGAAGCGGCCTCACCCCCTACATTTACTTAGGTCAACATATAGTATGCATCACAATTAACATACCCCCATATTACATGAGTCTTGGCTGATTAAAAGTCTTATAACTCATCCTCATGTTCTTTGTGGTGAGTCTTATCCTTCACATCTAATCCGGAATAGGCATAATTTGATAGTACTAGTCAAGTCATCCGGTGACTTCGTTTTTACCCATTGAACCTAATTCCAGAGATCTCCTATCACATAGGTTGGTTGTCCATCACCTCGACTCATGAATCACAGGCCTTAAACCTATTCCTTTAGATGTCTCAAAAAGAGTCTTGGTGACTTGCAATTTTGTGATGTCCCCTGCTAAATCCTTATATTGTCTTCCCCAAGGCTCCATCTTCTTCCAACTACATCTTCCAATCAATACTATCCCCTAAAAAAGACTCCTGCACTTAAAGAGCATGTCCAATCTTCCAAGTTCTCTCAATTCAATATTATTGCTTCTAGTAAAGaataatattttgttatttagATTGCACTAGAGCTCATTCGCCAATAGGTAGCTCAAGGGTACACCCACCTTCATCTTGGTGCCATTAggctttcctcttactttccaTGGTAGGAATGACCTCTCTGTTGTCTCTAGGACAGATTTGTTAGACACCAGATTTCGAAACTATGAACATGCCGCCAACAACAACATTCAGACCACCTTGAATGCCGGAACAATGTTCTTTACATTGTTTCCCAATTATAATATTCCTTTGGCAGATCCTTTATTACCTACAACTTTGCAATTCCTGACCCAAATCACTTAAACACAGTTGAACTTGCTATTGAACACCTTGATCTAAAACATTACATGGGCTATATTTATAGATTGAGCCCGGACTTAACAACATCATAAGTCCACACAGAATTCACACACTTATAATCCCTTAGGTCCAATAATTGACAGACTTGAACACATTACAATCCCGAACTACGAACAAAATAGAATAAGCGCACACACGTACAGTAATTGATGCGGACTTAAACGCATTATAATCCCGTACtacaaacaaaatagaaaaatcatagaTAGTACACATATCAAAGCACTTTAATCATTGTTGCTTTAATCAGTGTCTTGATCACTATCACTTTCCCATTGGCTGTCCTGGAGAAAATCATGTTCAAGCATAAACTCATGGTGCATAGCTATCAGGTATGCGATCTCTAGATCCAGGACCTAGTGATCTTGGTCTCATGCAGTAAGTAGGCCAAGTAGGTGTGATGGAATAGTAGATCGGTTCACATTATTGGTCTCACACATCCTTAGCTGGGAATTGAGCCATTCTTCGGGATGAGATGCTTGTGTAACATAGAGATCATAATGAGCCGAGCCGATTAGGGAAAAGGTAGGAGAGAAGGCTAGATAATGATTATTAGAGAAGAGGGGATCAATGAAAGCTGGATAGAGGTGGTTGGGTTCACGATGAAAAATGATAATGACATAATCTTCAGTAATTGGGGAAAGGAACTGTAACCATGACTGAATGGGTTGGAATTCTAGGAGAAGTTTTGTAAAGTACCATTGTTCAATGGGGAAAGCAGGGTGATCATGTAGGCATCAGATGAGGTAGGAATGTAAGAGGGTGGCTGGGAAGCAGAGGGCAATATGGTAAACAACAAAAAGGTTCAAGAAGAAAACATAGAATTCCTTTAAGAACCCGTAAAATTGATCAATGGTGAAAAGGGTAAGGTAAGGATAGGAgggatggcatttcatccatgggAACATGATTCTATATTGGTATAAGAGAACGGGGAGTGTGTTTCTTCAGCCAATCCTCAATACCAATGGCTTCTAGACGGTAGCATGCAGATCAGTATTTCCAAACCACCAGAGTCCTTTGTCGTTCTCCCTTTGCACCTTCCAAAAGAACAACTCCATAAAGTTCCAATTCGGGCTTTTTCAATAGAAGGGTTACCAATCTATGAGTTCAGCTCTCCCACTGGTCACGCATATTTTGACATCTATGATTGCCCAGATTGCTTGACATCAGACTCTGACAATGATGATAGGCCCCTCCGACAGAAAAAGAAGTCTTACTGAGATTGAGACCGTTTATGGGCTCAGTACCAAGACGGATGTCCAAACGTCGGTCCTCTGGGTGAAGATTCTAGCAAATACCAGTTCATAGTGGACTATGGCACCCATAAACCATGCCCTCTTGGTTGCTATTCTACACCCCCACCAGATCTACCTCCTTATCCTCCTACTCTAGCATGTCGGCCACCCCAGGCACCTTGGCATGATCACCTGTCCACACCCCCTCAGCAGGGCACACTAAAATCTACCTCCCAATCAGTCCCATGTTTCATGTACCAGAAAATCCCTGTCCAGCTTCCCATAAGTTCTTCCTCCATCAGAGCAGTCTTTCCAGGTACAGAGCTGTTTGACGATGACAAATCACATCACCATACTTGAAAAATCACACCTCCAAATACCATCAACCATGATGCAAGTATACCAGAGAATACAACACTTGAAGCAACTCTTAATTGGCATGCAGAAAATgcctaatgggggctatggatgaagtgcaagaggatggaagtctttcattcaaacccttagcctttcATGAACTTCAACTCATATTTCCAACAGCCTCAGCAACCCCTCTACctgatttattttctctagtgtgtagagctcggagaaatgaagaatctccaacttgaatcacccaaatccgagttaaaatgagggagatatgaccatttgaagttggagcaatgagatagcctaaaatggaatcttcatagGAGTGGCATAGGCTACACCGGCCGCGCGCGCGCAACAAAGGCGAAATCTGACcatagatctcatataaaagatcttataatctaagccgtccgattaaaccaacggacaatagatccaaaccattagatttgaatctcgatgacatcatcatgacgtaggcgctgacatcgtcagaagtgttgtcgaccatggattggctacatcagcgtatattccggatctatgtcggcttaacccataaaggagaatcatttaTAGACCATTAGATCTAGATCTGTAAGATCTACTGGATCCAGATCTAAGGGATTAGAATCTCAGCTTCAgtgatgatgcacatgcgacacacactagtcaatgcaatatggtgtagcgccagaccatcatatctaatacaccaaagagaagcctcggataagcatcttcaatgcaagctCTTGTATGAACCGTCATATCGGAATCTGACCGACatggctcaatctgagccgtgtattaaggatccctctaattctcttatatacacatgaGCCCCTacttctataaactttaatgccaaaaaccccttatcaactcagatctttaaaaccttcaaattacacaaaagcccctgaaatttcaaaattaaaatccagaaaatccacccaacaccaagagcatatgttgattttctagttcggatttttgaaccggcttcacggaaacacttatgactttttcatatgatatccgatcgagatgaaataaAGTGCATTGGAACTGTAACTAGACGCTCTATGACTTTCTAGGAGACTTAATCATCTGAatcagccatgtaaaaagaccaaaatgtcCCTAGAGCTTTCCAATGATGcaactttctcatacggaatcgaaacgcgatgaaatcagaaccgttggaaagattggatttttgtcatattgttatatggagaacacttcctttaaaaaaatcatcttcaatgtcgtAACTACCCTCAACTACCACAAataccgtaacttcttcatacggtatcagaatgtgacaaaatcaaatgcactggactaggtaaattacaatctatcttttttatgaagaaccaatcttccaaaaatgtcattttcaatatcaaaaatgcccccgagcataaataggccaaattttctagttttgacccagaaacccgcaccacctattaatgatgtattaaaccactccatgcataccaagcggctcttttatctcatcggtgacactggacactgtcatgtcatcattttcatccacgtcacccaaattggccacgtcatcacctccacgtggccgggttgccaacaaggacaaccataaaacaacataatatagattgtaatctttgatttgattcccTATTGTAATGCAGGGCCTATCCTGCTTGGTTTAAAGGGgtctattttcctttcttttggtctgttcaaagaaggagattaAGGCTGCCTTATtctgtattttcttttcttcttaatacatACACATAACttatcggaaaaaaaaaaaaaaccaagcaGCAGCCAAGTTTTGTGGATTCGGCTCTTCTATAGCGCGGGGGTGAGCCATATATGTTCTAGCTCACCATAGGAGAGTGACA includes the following:
- the LOC122069575 gene encoding uncharacterized protein LOC122069575 — protein: MRQHRNSILEIKGSNGVVVDDPSLITNEAVKFYKNLFGAKQEDVGLCPSDILLRGTLSIDQQEMLEKTDSSEEIMKVVFAMKSTKAPDGFGASFFKHSWEIVEEDLTIVVKWLFRNAFMPSSINATFLYLIPRSNQRTSFARFRPFALCNIF